The Klebsiella africana sequence GGACCGCAGGCCGCGCTGGTCTCTTTTGCGCTAATGATTCTCCAGGCGATCGTCGCCCCGTTGCCAGCTTTCCTGATTACCCTGGCGAACGCCGCACTGTTCGGCGCCTTCTGGGGCGGGGCGCTGTCGTGGTTCAGCGCCATGGTCGGGGCCGGGCTCTGCTTTTGCATCGCCAGAGCGCTGGGGCGCGAAGTGGTGGAGAAACTCACCGGCCGCGCGGTGCTGCGCAGTGTCGACGGCTATTTCACCCGCTTTGGCCCGCAGACGATCCTGGTCTGCCGCCTGCTGCCGTTTGTCCCGTTTGATCCGGTCAGCTATGCCGCGGGGCTGACCACGCTGCGCTTCTGGCCCTTTATGCTGGCCACCGGCGTGGGCCAGCTGCCGGCGACCATCGTTTATTCCTGGGCCGGGAGTCTGCTCACCGGGGGCACCTTCTGGCTGGCCACCGGGCTTTCGCTGCTTTTTGCCCTGGCGGTAGTCATCTCTATCGCCAAAAATATTTACCGTGAACGTCATAAGAGATCGTCGCCATGAGCTTACCTCCGCTGGATTCTGTCCCCCTGATCCTTCGTCCGCAGGCCTGGCTGCATCGCCGGCATTACGGCCAGGTGCTGAGCCCCATTCGCTGGTGGGGACGGATCCCATGGCTGTTTTACCTGGTCTCGCTGTTCGTGGGCTATATTGAACGCCGCCGCTCGCCGCTGGAGCCGGTGCTGCGCTCGCTGGTCAGCGCCCGCATCGCTCAGCTGTGCCACTGCGAATTCTGTATCGATATCACCAGCATGACCCTCGCGGCGCGGAGCGGGAGCCAGGACAAGCTGCTGGCGGTCGCTGACTGGCGCAGCAGTAGGCTGTTTAGCGAAAAAGAGCGTCTGGCGCTGGCCTATGCCGAAGCCGCCACCCAGACACCACCGGCGGTAGACGATGCCCTGCGCAGCGCGCTGGCCGCGCATTTTGACGCCCAGGCGCTCACCGAGCTGACTGCCCTGATTGGTCTGCAAAATTTATCGGCGCGGTTCAATGCCGCGATGGCGATCCCGGCTCAGGGGTTGTGCCAGATACCCACCGCTTCCTCGCAGAATAAGGAGTAACGATGCGCCGTTTGCGTGATTACAGCCTCTGTCTGTGCCTGCTGCTGCTCTGGCCGCTGGCGGTTAATGCCGACGACAGCTGGCGGCAGATTCAGACGGAAGCCCGCGGACAGACCGTCTGGTTTAACGCCTGGGGCGGCGACCCGGCCGTCAATCGCTATCTGGCGTGGGTCAGCGAAGAGGTCAAACGCTATTACGCAATCGACCTGCGTATTGTGCCTGTCGCCGATGCCGCCGACGCGGTGAAACGCATCCAGACCGAGGCGCAGGCCGGTCGTCGCCGGGGCGGGTCGGTGGATCTGCTGTGGATCAACGGCGAAAACTTTCGCACACTTAAACAGGCCGATCTGCTGCTCACCGGCTGGGCCGAATCGCTGCCCAACTGGCGCTATGTCGATCTGCGAAAGCCGGTACGGGAAGATTTTTCTGTCGCCACCGAGGGCGCGGAGTCGCCGTGGGGCAGCGCCCAGCTGACGTTTATCGCCCGCCGCGGACAAACGCCGCAGCCGCCCACCAGCCCGCAGACGCTGCTGGCCTTCGCCAGAGCCCATCCGGGCAGCGTAACCTACCCGCGCCCGCCGGACTTCACCGGTACCGCTTTGCTGGAGCAACTGCTGCTCGCTCTCACCGATCAGCCAGCCGCCCTGCGCCAGCCGCCGCAGGCGGCGACCTTCGCGGCGGTCACCGCCCCGCTGTGGCGCTATCTCGATGCGCTGCACCCGGCCCTGTGGCGGGCGGGCAAGGATTTCCCGGCGTCGCCAGCACGGATGGACGCTATGCTCAACAGTGGCACCCTACGCTTATCGCTGACGTTTAACCCGCTGCACGCCCGGCAGAAAGCCGCCAGCGGCGAATTACCGACGGACAGCTACAGCTTCGGCTTTATCGCAGGGACCCTCGGCAACGTCCATTTCGTTACCATCCCGGCTAACGCCCGCGCTGTCGCTGGCGCCAAAGTAGTGGCCAATTTCCTGCTCTCGCCTGAAGCGCAGCTGCGCAAGGCCGATGCCGCCGTCTGGGGCGATCCAAGCGTACTGGACCCGCAGCATCTGCCTGACGGTCAGCGCCAGGCGCTGGCGGCCACCGTGCCGCAGGATCTACCGCCGGTGCTTGCCGAGCCCCACGCGGCATGGGTTGACGCGCTGGAGCAGGAATGGCTGCGCCGCTACGGTACTCATTGATCCTGCTGGCCTGGGGGACGATGGCGGCGATCTATCTGCCGCTGCTCCCCGCCGCCGGGGAACTGGTGGGCGCTGCGTGCTCCCCGGCCCACTGGCGGGCGCTGTTCGCCGACCCGCAGCTGGGCCAGGCGCTGGCCGCCACCCTCGTCTCGACCCTGTTGTCCGTCGGCGGCGCGCTGCTGATCGCCATGACCATCGTCGCCGCCCTCTGGCCTTCGGCCCGCTGGCGGCGGCTGGCTTCCCGTCTGCCGCTGCTGCTGGCGGTGCCCCATCTCGCCCTGGCGACGGCGGCGCTGCTGCTGTTCGCCGAAGGGGGCTGGCTCTGGCAGCAGTTGCCGTTTCTGACGCCGCCGGTTGACCGGTACGGCATCGGGCTTGGCCTGACGATGGCCCTGAAAGAGAGCGCCTTTGTGCTGTGGGTGATCTATGGCCTGCTGGGAGAGAAACGCCTCGCCGACCAGGCGACCGCCCTGAAGAGCCTCGGCTATGGCCGCTGGCAGTGCCTGCGCTGGCTGGTGCTGCCCGCCACCCTCCCCGCCCTCGGCATGGTGCTGCTGGCCACCACCGCCTGGAGTCTGTCGGCGGTCGATGTCGCCCTGGTGCTGGGGCCTGGCAATCCGCCCACCCTCGCCGTACTGGCGTGGCAGTGGTTAAGCCAGGGCGACGACCTGCAGCAGGCCAAAGGGACGCTGGCCAGCCTGCTGCTGCTGGCGATCCTCGGCGGGACGGCGCTGATCGCCTGGGGCGGATGGCGGCTACAGCGTCGGCGTCTGCCCGATCTACGCGGTGTTCGTCACCCTCATCCCCATGCCCTGCCCGGGCGCCTGCTGGCGACGCTGCTGCCGCTGAGCGGCCTGCTGGGCGCCCTGTTGCTGGCGGGGCTGGCCCGCTCGACGCCGCCGCAGATGGATGCTCTTGGCAACAGCCTTGGCCTGGCGCTGGCGGCCTGCGCCCTCGGCGCGGCCGTCTGCCTGCTGTGGCTGGCCTGCGGTCCGGCTCGAGGGGATGGCTGGGTCTGGCTACCGCTGGTGCTGCCAGCCCTGCCGCTGGCCGATGGCCAGTATCGGCTGGCGCTGTACGCCTGGCTTGACGGCGACTGGTTGACCGTCCTGTGGGGCCATCTGCTGTGGGTAGTGCCCTGGATGCTGTTTATTTTGCGCCCGGCCTGGCGCCAGCGCGACCCGCGGCTGACGGTTATCGCCCGCACGCTCGGCTGGGGAGCCACGCGTATTTTCTGGCTGGTGATCCTGCCCTCGCTGACCCGCCCGCTGCTGACCGCGCTGGCGGTGGGCTTTTCCGTGAGTATCGCGCAGTATCTGCCGACGCTATGGCTGGGGGCTGGCCGAATTCCGACGCTCACCAGCCAGGCGGTGGCGCTCAGCAGCGGCGGCGAGGTGCAGACGCTCGCCGCCCAGGCGCTGTGGCAGTTACTGCTGCCGGCAGTATGCTTTACCCTGACGGCTCTGCTGGCCTGGCTGGCGGGCCGCTATCGACGAGGACTTCGCTAGTGCTAACCGTAAACCATCTGACCCTGAGCGTGAAACGCCAGCCGCTGCTACGGGAGGTTACCTTTTCGGTGGCGCCTGGCGAGGTACTGACGCTGATGGGCCCCTCCGGTAGCGGGAAATCGACGCTGTTTGCCTGGATGATTGGCGCCCTGTCAGGCGATTTTCGCGCCGAAGGCGAGCTGTGGCTCAACGAACGGCGCTGCGATACGCTGCCGACGGAGCGTCGGCGCATCGGTATCCTGTTTCAGGACTCTCTGCTGTTCGACCATTTCAGCGTCGGGCAAAATTTACAGCTGGCGCTGCCGGAATGCGTGCGCGGCGAGGCGCGAAAAGTCGCAGTCGAGCAGGCGCTCAACCGCGCCGGACTGGCTGGCTTCGCCCCACGCGATCCGGCCACGCTCTCCGGCGGGCAGCGGGCGCGGGTGAGCCTGCTACGTGCGCTGCTGGCGCGCCCCGAGGCGCTGCTGCTCGATGAGCCCTTCAGCCGCCTGGATGCCACCCTGCGCGCCGGGTTCCGCCGCTGGGTTTTTGAGGAACTGGCCCGCCAGGCCATTCCGGCGATCCTGGTCACCCACGATCGCGAGGACAGTCCGCCGGCGGGGCGCTGCCTGGCGATGGAGCGCTGGCAATGAAGGGTAATAGCGTGCAAACCTGCGTTACCGCAAAGAAATCGATGCCTGGCGAGCGGAGAATACGCCCTCCACTTTTTACCGTCGGGCATTTCGATGAAACGTGTTTCTCAATTGACCGCACTCGCCCTGCTTATGGGGCTTGCTGCTTCCACCACCTGCGCCGCTGAAACCATGCCTGCGCTCACCTTATCTCATCTGCAACAGCAGCACGGCGTGGCCATTGACACCCGCCTGAGCGCTTATTACAACGGCTGGCCGCAGCGCGCCAACGGCCCGGAAGGCCATGAGCCGCAGGCCCTGAATCTTTCCGCCCGCTGGCTCGGCGCCATGAGCGACGATCAGCTCCGCGGCTGGGCTAAGCAGCACCAGCTCCAGTCCGATACCCCCATCGCGCTGTACGGCAGCCCGGAGGATAACGCCAGCGTCGCGGCACGGCTGAAACAAGCGGGGTTCACCCGGCTCAGCACGCTGAGCGATGCGCTGAGCCAGACCGACCGTCTGCAAAAGCTGCCGCACTTTGAACAGCTGGTCTACCCCCAGTGGCTGCACGACCTACAGCAAGGAAAAGCGGTCGCCGCCGCCCCGGCAGGCGACTGGAAAGTGTTTGAAGCCGCCTGGGGAGCGCCGAAGCTCTATCTGCTGAGCCATATCCCTGGCGCGGGCTATATCGATACCAATGAGGTGGAGAGCGAACCGCTGTGGAATAAAGTGTCCGACGCGCAGCTGAAGGCAATGCTGGCGAAGCACGGCATCCGGCATGACACCACGGTGATCCTCTACGGTCGCGACGTCTACGCCGCAGCGCGGGTAGCGCAGATCATGCTGTACGCCGGGGTCAAAGACGTGCGCCTGCTTGACGGTGGCTGGCAGACCTGGTCCGACGCCGGGCTGCCGGTAGAGCGCGGTATGCCGTCGGCCCAGCAGCCTGCGCCAGATTTCGGCGCGCCGATCCCCGGCCAGCCGCAGCTGATGCTGGATACCGAGCAGGCCCGCGGGCTGCTGCATCGTCAGGACGCCTCGCTGGTCAGCGTCCGCTCGTGGCCGGAGTTTATCGGCACCACCAGCGGCTACAGCTATATCAAACCGAAGGGCGACATCGCCGGTGCCCGTTGGGGCCATGCCGGGAGCGACTCCACGCACATGGAGGATTTCCATAACCCGGACGGCACCATGCGCAGCGCCGACGATATCGCTGCCCTGTGGCGCCAGTGGAACATTCTGCCGAGCCAGCAAGTGGCGTTCTATTGCGGGACCGGCTGGCGGGCCTCGGAAACCTTTATGTATGCCCGCGCCATGGGCTGGCCGCACGTCGCGGTGTACGACGGCGGCTGGTACGAATGGAGCAGCAACCCGCACAATCCGGTCGCCCGCGGAGAGCGCGGTCCGGAAAGCAGTCAGTAACTCCACCCACCGCTGCGCGTCGCCCCTCATCGGCGACGCGCGCCGTTATAACGGTGTCGCCACCCGCTTTAACGTTTGGTAGCCACTGCAGATGCGCGTCGCCGTCGTCAGCCAACACAGCGCGCCAAACAGCCACGCCAGCCAGGCGAAATGCGTCGGAAACAGGCAACTGAGGACAAACAACAGGATGGTCTCCGTCCCCTCAGTTAGTCCTCCGAGATAGTACAGCGATTTATGGGCGTAGCCGGGATTGGCGATCTGGTGCCTGGCCGCCAGGGCGGCAAAAGCGAGAAAGCTGCTGCCGGTGCCGATAAAGGCAAACAGCAGCCAGGCCCCCGCCAGGGCATTGTTCAGCGGGTCCGCCAGAATAAAGCCGAACGGCACCAGGGCGTAGAAGAGAAAATCCAGCGCAATATCGAGAAAGCCGCCCGCGTCCGTGAGCCCGCGCCGCCGCGCCAGGGCGCCATCCAGACCATCCAGCAGGCGGTTGAGGAGAATAGCGACCAGCGCCGCGCTATACCACCCCAGCGCCAGAAAGGGCAGAGCCAGCACGCCGATGGCAAAACCGAGCAGCGTCAGCCCGTCCGGTGAAATACCCGGGCGGTCAAGGGCGCCAGCGACAGCGTTAAGCAGGGGTTTTAGGCGCGGATGCAAGTGGCTATCAAGCACGGAGGTCTCCAGCGGGGTTGGCGGTTGTCAGTCAAGGTCTATGGCGGTGATAATAGGCCAGATTCGTCTTATTAACCTTGATGCTTATGCTAAAAATGATTGATGTTGTCGCGGCCATTATTGAACAGGATGGCCAGATTCTGCTGGCGCAGCGCCCGCCCCACGCCGACCAGCCGGGGATGTGGGAGTTCGCCGGCGGCAAAGTGGAGCCGGGTGAAAGCCAGCCGCAGGCGCTGGCCCGCGAACTGCAGGAGGAGATGGGCATCATCGCCCGCCCGGCTTGCTATATTGCCAGCCATCAGCGGGAAGTCTCCGGCCGCCGGATCCATCTGCACGCCTGGTGGGTGCCGCACTTTCAGGGCAT is a genomic window containing:
- a CDS encoding TVP38/TMEM64 family protein, with translation MTQPDRRHLRRARLALAVVVVAALAAWLWFPGGRAFLQQSLTALASLDPQHVEGFIAAWGPQAALVSFALMILQAIVAPLPAFLITLANAALFGAFWGGALSWFSAMVGAGLCFCIARALGREVVEKLTGRAVLRSVDGYFTRFGPQTILVCRLLPFVPFDPVSYAAGLTTLRFWPFMLATGVGQLPATIVYSWAGSLLTGGTFWLATGLSLLFALAVVISIAKNIYRERHKRSSP
- a CDS encoding carboxymuconolactone decarboxylase family protein, encoding MSLPPLDSVPLILRPQAWLHRRHYGQVLSPIRWWGRIPWLFYLVSLFVGYIERRRSPLEPVLRSLVSARIAQLCHCEFCIDITSMTLAARSGSQDKLLAVADWRSSRLFSEKERLALAYAEAATQTPPAVDDALRSALAAHFDAQALTELTALIGLQNLSARFNAAMAIPAQGLCQIPTASSQNKE
- a CDS encoding ABC transporter substrate-binding protein codes for the protein MRRLRDYSLCLCLLLLWPLAVNADDSWRQIQTEARGQTVWFNAWGGDPAVNRYLAWVSEEVKRYYAIDLRIVPVADAADAVKRIQTEAQAGRRRGGSVDLLWINGENFRTLKQADLLLTGWAESLPNWRYVDLRKPVREDFSVATEGAESPWGSAQLTFIARRGQTPQPPTSPQTLLAFARAHPGSVTYPRPPDFTGTALLEQLLLALTDQPAALRQPPQAATFAAVTAPLWRYLDALHPALWRAGKDFPASPARMDAMLNSGTLRLSLTFNPLHARQKAASGELPTDSYSFGFIAGTLGNVHFVTIPANARAVAGAKVVANFLLSPEAQLRKADAAVWGDPSVLDPQHLPDGQRQALAATVPQDLPPVLAEPHAAWVDALEQEWLRRYGTH
- a CDS encoding ABC transporter permease subunit; this encodes MAAPLRYSLILLAWGTMAAIYLPLLPAAGELVGAACSPAHWRALFADPQLGQALAATLVSTLLSVGGALLIAMTIVAALWPSARWRRLASRLPLLLAVPHLALATAALLLFAEGGWLWQQLPFLTPPVDRYGIGLGLTMALKESAFVLWVIYGLLGEKRLADQATALKSLGYGRWQCLRWLVLPATLPALGMVLLATTAWSLSAVDVALVLGPGNPPTLAVLAWQWLSQGDDLQQAKGTLASLLLLAILGGTALIAWGGWRLQRRRLPDLRGVRHPHPHALPGRLLATLLPLSGLLGALLLAGLARSTPPQMDALGNSLGLALAACALGAAVCLLWLACGPARGDGWVWLPLVLPALPLADGQYRLALYAWLDGDWLTVLWGHLLWVVPWMLFILRPAWRQRDPRLTVIARTLGWGATRIFWLVILPSLTRPLLTALAVGFSVSIAQYLPTLWLGAGRIPTLTSQAVALSSGGEVQTLAAQALWQLLLPAVCFTLTALLAWLAGRYRRGLR
- a CDS encoding ATP-binding cassette domain-containing protein, producing MLTVNHLTLSVKRQPLLREVTFSVAPGEVLTLMGPSGSGKSTLFAWMIGALSGDFRAEGELWLNERRCDTLPTERRRIGILFQDSLLFDHFSVGQNLQLALPECVRGEARKVAVEQALNRAGLAGFAPRDPATLSGGQRARVSLLRALLARPEALLLDEPFSRLDATLRAGFRRWVFEELARQAIPAILVTHDREDSPPAGRCLAMERWQ
- a CDS encoding sulfurtransferase — translated: MKRVSQLTALALLMGLAASTTCAAETMPALTLSHLQQQHGVAIDTRLSAYYNGWPQRANGPEGHEPQALNLSARWLGAMSDDQLRGWAKQHQLQSDTPIALYGSPEDNASVAARLKQAGFTRLSTLSDALSQTDRLQKLPHFEQLVYPQWLHDLQQGKAVAAAPAGDWKVFEAAWGAPKLYLLSHIPGAGYIDTNEVESEPLWNKVSDAQLKAMLAKHGIRHDTTVILYGRDVYAAARVAQIMLYAGVKDVRLLDGGWQTWSDAGLPVERGMPSAQQPAPDFGAPIPGQPQLMLDTEQARGLLHRQDASLVSVRSWPEFIGTTSGYSYIKPKGDIAGARWGHAGSDSTHMEDFHNPDGTMRSADDIAALWRQWNILPSQQVAFYCGTGWRASETFMYARAMGWPHVAVYDGGWYEWSSNPHNPVARGERGPESSQ
- a CDS encoding CDP-alcohol phosphatidyltransferase family protein, which codes for MLDSHLHPRLKPLLNAVAGALDRPGISPDGLTLLGFAIGVLALPFLALGWYSAALVAILLNRLLDGLDGALARRRGLTDAGGFLDIALDFLFYALVPFGFILADPLNNALAGAWLLFAFIGTGSSFLAFAALAARHQIANPGYAHKSLYYLGGLTEGTETILLFVLSCLFPTHFAWLAWLFGALCWLTTATRICSGYQTLKRVATPL
- a CDS encoding pyrimidine (deoxy)nucleoside triphosphate diphosphatase, translating into MLKMIDVVAAIIEQDGQILLAQRPPHADQPGMWEFAGGKVEPGESQPQALARELQEEMGIIARPACYIASHQREVSGRRIHLHAWWVPHFQGIPLAHYHSQLRWCLPTEALALDLAPADIPLLHAFIAQRPTLSVR